A window of Gossypium raimondii isolate GPD5lz chromosome 7, ASM2569854v1, whole genome shotgun sequence genomic DNA:
tggcattcatttccctttaGAATCATTTCGttaaggaagaatctttttcaacattcagccctctcgtggaattctctgagatgagcctgtttattatgggcttatattatttatttatggtacaTCTGAtcctgatgaatagcttttaacccttttcctagggcCAACTGATCATATCGCGATTGGATCCCTCCAACAAGCAATGAGGGGAttttaataggtaaaaataccttaatcctgtaaaccaaaaagagaggtgttgccccagtacagaTGTTCAGCAAAcaatgagggcaaatggtaatttctcatgccagtccttgttCACCTCTAGGTAATTTGGTGACAAAACATTGTGTctgcttctgaattgatttcagacCTCAGTTATCGTGCTATCATttaagttcaatgcatttttcAATACCATCCTCTCTGAAATTCTGTATCGGTATAGGATGACATTGATCcatgaagtagcctctcaaaaaaaatgaagcaatgcccattagaagtcttcaaTAATGGTGATGtacatgccccattttgctcaaaatttgagtcgccttctttcgggttttcaactcagatccacctttggtcaaagcaccctttgcaggttttcgccttgacctctcctttttcttttttcttttttcttctttctttttctcctattttgacttttatttttttgatttttgttttgtttttgtttttgtttttgtttttgtttttgtttttgtttttgtttttgtttttgtttttgtttttgtttttgtttttgtttttgtttttgtttttgtctgAACTCATGAGATCAGGCAAGTCCTAGTTATGCTTTTCGACTAGAATCAATGTTATTCTAAAGTCTTTCACATAAGATtttccactttcatcttgtatgtgaaaaaccttctttggtactagatttctttcatagagcccttttgggacgcaactacgacagaaaactttggatcttcctctttaatcaggataaaatccaacaacatcttaaagggatggaaactcgacttcaaatgggtaAAGTTATGCTGACTCAACGAGAGAGGCATTACCCCGGCAAAGAGTTGCATCGTCCGCactgtaaatttctgacatcgtgctgttgtGCAGGTTTTATTATAAGAATCGAGGCATACCCTAGtttgatcatacaaagacatctttgaactctagaggtaactcaacaaggtcttgcttcgtctctgtggtcaggtcaattctagtcttcaccaagctcacaatttctaatgattcattgagaggtaggatctgcttatcctcttgttctaccatcctcaacaactCCGGGGATAGgttacaatctatgtcatcttcaaagtcgtgagatccctctaaacacatgtctcgcttaaaaggagattctaagtctatagcagtgtcattcatgtcgttgatgtttagggacctattgtaggtacaagggaatatacaaagaatgtatgaatttaagaataattatctgcacagtatgattatgaatgattgaaagaatgatttggatgaaagaataaaagaatattggtttaaaagatcgcaaagatgcattccattaaaataataagcctatttcacaaaagacttcttgttgcctctaggctaaaagcaacaagtgtgttctgaatattactcaaAGTaggctctaaatactacagggatttcttccacAGTCCTATTGCTTAGAAAACTCCCAGCAGATATCTATTAAGGTCCCTTCTTCAAATAACAGATGTGAACATTCCCCAACTTCTTCATGCATTGTAGtcactccattatcaatcatgattagGTAGCAGATTCCTTGCTACGTTTGGTCCTGATGGGTCACCAAATTTTACGATCCCCATCTTAATAAATCTTTCAACCAACTTCTTGAACATAGTACAATTTTCAATCGAGAGCCCcataattcccgcatgatactCACATTGGGCATTCGCGTCGTACCATTTAGGATATGGAGGTTGCATGGGTTTTAGATAGGAGGGAGATACCACATGTGCATCATATAAGTTCTGGTACAACTCTCTATACGTCATCGGGATAGGTGTGAATTGAGGTCTTTCTTCATTTGGCCTTGGATTGGATTCCTGCCTTGAAGAACCTTGATGGTTAGTGGTTACTGCTCTTGCTTGTTCCACCGTGATTGGTTTAGAATAGCTCTTGTTAAACACGCTTGCGTTGTTTATATCGTGCTCTTTCTTCATTAGGGCTGACCTCTTGGCGCTTTCTCCCGCTTCTATCTTGCCGCATGTTATGGCGTTCTCTATGATTTCTCCAGACATCACTATGTCTGAAAAGCTTTTAGTGGCACTGCCCAACATGTGATTGAGAAATGGAGCTTTCAAAGTATTGATAAAAAGCATGGTTATCTCTTTCTCTGAAAGTGGTGGTTGAACTTGCGCTGccacctccctccatctctgagCATACTGTCGGAAGCTCTCATtaggcttcttttccatgttttgtaatACAATTCGATCGGGTGCCATATCCATCAAATGTTTGTACTGCTTTATAAAGGCCTGAGCCAAATCCTTCCATGAGTGGATGTTGGCccgactcaattgattgtaccatctAGTCGCTGACCCAATCAAACTGTCCTGGAAGCAGTGAATCAGCAGTTGATCATTGTTGATGTACCTGGTCATCCTTCGGCAAAACATAATGATATGAGCTTCGGGACAACTTGTCCCGttatacttctcaaactctggcattttaaatttaggaGGGAGGACCAAATCAGGTACCAAGCTCAAATCTTTAGCGTCCATTCCTCGATGGTAATCGGCATTTTCCATAGCTTTAAACTTCTCCTCTAACCATTTACATTGGTCTTCTAATTGTTTTGGCAAGTCCACTCTTGCCTTCTCTATTTCTGCTGCGTCATCGAGATCAGGAACCACGTGATTGGTAGGATTATCTCCAGGATTAGAACCCGAGCCTGTTGGGAAGTTCATCGATGCTGGGGCACCGACTTGGTATTGGGATCTAATGGTGACAGGTACCCTTTGTGGGTACACCCCTTGTTGCGCCTGGATATTGATTGGGGCGAAACCTGGAGGATAGGCAGGGTCTTCGTGATCATCCCCAGAATTTACCACAGGGCTCTTCCCCTTATCATGCCCTCCAGCCATAAACTgctttaattgatttaataaatctCTCTGGGATTCTTCCATGTCTTACTGCATTTTAGCTAGTTTTTCTTGCATTTGAGCTTGCATCTGTTCTTGCAATTACTCCAATCTCTCTAGTCTTTGATCCATTTATTTAGTCTTGCGGTGAGTACCGTAGTGATATCTAATTGGCAGATTTTTGTTGATTTCCAGggtaactgaaataattttacctaattagggtcactttgtgaaaatttaatgcatatgatgcaatgcaatGGCATGAAATAactgcaaaaagagacgttgattcttggttcaattctattagaataactttactagaaaacaaatctctttacataaagtggataTTATACGATTTTTTTGCCCTCATAGGCAGagacattcgatcctcttcttcattcgagcattaagataaatctcacgaattcttcaaaagggatgtctcttctatctcctttttgcttgatcctgGACGTGACTCGTTAATCACTTATCCTCGTGacgctcgttggcttctctttaagaaagtttaGCGGCTCTCGAATgatctttgtcatcttgaatcctcgggGAAACGGAGCAATACTTGTGTTGTCctttattaaattatcatctttctcttgttgtgttttctcgGAACATATTCGGGCAACCGtattatttttcactttatCAAAAGACctattttcttatgacaagctctttATTTAACAAtcgaacgtgaatcaacaccccTTTTacgatgaaaatgcaatgcaatcataacaaaaagaaaataggttagtacaaatcaaaagcaaacaAGAAAGATAGAGTACCTATTCGGGTAATTACTAGGGGTTTGAAGTGGTTCTACCTAAGGTGagctcctaaggttcactacatgaggtttggctctaaagcaaaggtacccgaactagcagattcctcgatcctcgcccattataggctcatacagaccgagttcagtttaggggaatacatttccctatggctgcacggagatgaaaatctcacgaagacataggtacggatgtatcccgaaagtgatccactatcctgcacgaaggtgaaaacctcacgaaggactagcttctcactcccacttaaaaaggtgtgaccaacggtcatgcaatgcaatgtgcagagatataaaaatttaaaatacaaaacatgatgaaaactataactcaaaacaaatgaaatgcaatgagaggatcgtatatttaaatcaaattttcaactttcgacaaaaagacaagaaataatcaactcgtggcttgactctcttatttaaagtccccagtggagtcgccaagcagttgacaccattttttgatggaaaacggggtcgacttggattttgaaaacaaaaacaaaaaaacgagagtcaccaccaatcctttttaataagGTGTGactggatcacctcgaaaagtggttgtttttaataaacggttttgattttattaaaacaacgattttggtccacgaaatctagaaaaacaagttcgggattcggttacatacgaggaaggattagcacccacgtaacacccaaaaattggtaccttgtTGATTAGTcaatgtcttaatgttgaaaattgaaaattttaaagaaatttaaaatacgatcctttgttttaaaatgacTTGTATAAACTAGGTTGCTTATAAAAAAACTCCTacgataatatttttaaaaattttatttaaaaaaaaagatattcaattgttcaagtcagatgaggaaatcgcaacccaatacgttagggcacaatttctcaacattCCGAACATTGAAATTGCCTcgattatttttaagaaaaatcctcatctcgtaaaaaaacgtgtcacatccaatgtgttaggacacaacatattgaattcccgataatgagcttttatttatttcttttcgatTAAAAGAACATTCTCGACAATTTAGACTCAACGAAAGAAATCGGAAcgcaatacgttagggctcgatccTCTCGAAAATCTCAAATGTCAAGCATTGctcttattttcaaaaatttcccttaaaaaaaattttaggtaagATTGATGTAATGCTAAACTCGATATATGCATAGGTGTCGCATTAGTAAACGAAAGTAATGAACATGAAACAAccacaataaaaataacaataataaaaaagacaaaTGAATTACATACAACAACATGCAAATAGAcgaataaaactaaaatatttccCAAGATAATAACaaacatataaacaaacaaGCATCAAAtacaagaataataataataacaaaatttataaagatatctaatgtacatatatattaaaatttaaaactaaaagatataaatgaataaataataaataattattattattaatagaataataaataatctatAGTTAAAAGAACACAAAAGATATAAGTATTTACATAAtgataacatataataaaacaaacatgttttaataaataaatataaataggaatataaaataaaaataacacgaagctaatagtaaaatataataatataataaggaataaatgtaaaaagaaaaaatacaagCATGGTAATAAGTAGATTAATTAATAaggtaataaaaataacaaaaaaatgggCTAATTCAGaataaaacgaaatttaaaggataaaactataataaaataaacaaagaaggACTAAAATAGAAAGGCGCGAAAAGGCAGAGGGCCAAATAGGCAATAAACCCAATTTTAGGCCACGCGTCCCTCCCTCAGGTGTCCAAcgattgaggactaaattaaaaagggaaCAAATCTGTGATCCAAATTAACAGAggagaaaaaaacaaatggtCCAAAATGAAACAGACCGAAAATACGGAAAGGCCTGAAGCGCAAATAACCCCTTGAAGGCTAAAGCACGCGAACTCTGGTTGGACGGGTCGGGTCGCCCGTGGGTCGcgctaaacggcgccgttttggcctGATAGGCTcgccccaaaacgacgtcattttggggGCCTATAAAAGCCCagttttttagaaaagaaaaagtcatTTGCCTTttgtttcagaaaaaaaaaagaaaaaagctttAAGTTCTCTCTCAACCTCCTCCCTTAGCCGGCCATGCCTCCGGTCATCGGCCACCGCACCGGCCGCCGGACGCCGAAGACGGTGCCGCCATCCGCGGTGGCCGGAAAACCAAAATACTCCCTTTTGTTCCTTTTTTCAAATAGAGCCCAGATCTAGGGTCAAAACTACCAGAAAAACCCAGTGACAAAGGCTAAAATCGGAAGAGACCTTTCGGTTCTTCCTCTTCACATCCGTCGAAATCAGGTAAGACTctcctctttattttattttattatcttgttatatatatgttgattaaatgagaatgaaaagagaaagaaacacTGTAGAAAaccaaaagagaatgaaaataaagaaaaagcaaTTGGAAAAACCAAGGTGAATCAccttcaaaactttttatttcttccAAGTTTTTTTCTCAAAGCCGAACCCTTTTACATGTTGTTAgtttcggcttttatagccgattgtTTTACGTTTTTTATTCCTATTTGATTGCCGTTCTCTGCTGTTGCGTGTCCTTGCAGGTACTTGACGGAAGTGGTTGGTGGTGGTTGCGGTGAGCAAAGTGTAGTAATGTTGGTGGCGGCCAGGAGCAGGTaggctagggtttcagaaaactgaaaccctagtttgactgTTGAGGCTGGGACTTTGGGCTTTGGATCAGTTGGGCTGTTAtgggtttaatttgttttgggtttgttaATAGTTTGGGTTTGTATTGGTTTTGGGCCCGGGAAAATTTGGGCTGTACAAAACTCC
This region includes:
- the LOC105800979 gene encoding uncharacterized protein LOC105800979; amino-acid sequence: MEESQRDLLNQLKQFMAGGHDKGKSPVVNSGDDHEDPAYPPGFAPINIQAQQGVYPQRVPVTIRSQYQVGAPASMNFPTGSGSNPGDNPTNHVVPDLDDAAEIEKARVDLPKQLEDQCKWLEEKFKAMENADYHRGMDAKDLSLVPDLVLPPKFKMPEFEKYNGTSCPEAHIIMFCRRMTRYINNDQLLIHCFQDSLIGSATRWYNQLSRANIHSWKDLAQAFIKQYKHLMDMAPDRIVLQNMEKKPNESFRQYAQRWREVAAQVQPPLSEKEITMLFINTLKAPFLNHMLGSATKSFSDIVMSGEIIENAITCGKIEAGESAKRSALMKKEHDINNASVFNKSYSKPITVEQARAVTTNHQGSSRQESNPRPNEERPQFTPIPMTYRELYQNLYDAHVVSPSYLKPMQPPYPKWYDANAQCEYHAGIMGLSIENCTMFKKLVERFIKMGIVKFGDPSGPNVARNLLPNHD